One Bradyrhizobium zhanjiangense DNA segment encodes these proteins:
- a CDS encoding alpha/beta hydrolase, with protein MKNYLAFFLTLTMTTASAHGPLPARLSPPANLVRVGLTDSDTTAGGTARLCEQVTFSRGLRYGESEANVLDVATSATKADTPRPVLLFVAGDTFTGDRAAPELARQIQDQAMCFAARNDMIGVRVNYRLAPLAPWPAGASDVAAALSWVNGNIDLFNGDAREIVAVGYGAGAFHVASLLAHPELQADRADVAAVVLVSGIYRAGKDASDSEKAYLGSDASQYNKRSVFPGILNVDVPILLAWAADDSAGVVAQGETLKKTLCGAGHCPRSTLLRSRDGIASAFGLDGSGDSLAEPTLLLVHQLEARGLP; from the coding sequence ATGAAGAATTATCTGGCTTTTTTCTTAACTCTGACCATGACCACGGCCTCCGCGCACGGACCTTTGCCGGCCAGGCTGTCGCCACCAGCCAATCTCGTGCGAGTGGGCCTCACCGATTCCGACACGACTGCCGGCGGCACCGCGCGGCTGTGCGAGCAGGTCACCTTCTCGCGTGGCCTGCGCTACGGCGAGAGCGAGGCCAATGTGCTCGACGTCGCGACCAGCGCGACCAAGGCGGATACGCCGCGGCCGGTGCTGCTGTTCGTGGCCGGCGACACCTTCACCGGCGACCGCGCGGCGCCCGAGCTGGCCCGGCAGATCCAGGACCAGGCGATGTGCTTTGCCGCGCGCAACGACATGATCGGGGTGCGCGTCAACTATCGCCTGGCACCTTTGGCGCCCTGGCCCGCCGGCGCGAGCGACGTGGCGGCGGCCCTGTCCTGGGTTAACGGCAATATCGACCTGTTCAACGGCGATGCCCGCGAGATCGTCGCGGTCGGCTACGGCGCCGGCGCCTTCCATGTCGCGTCCCTGCTGGCGCATCCCGAGCTTCAGGCCGACCGCGCCGATGTCGCCGCCGTCGTCCTGGTGTCCGGCATCTACCGCGCGGGCAAGGACGCGAGCGACAGCGAGAAGGCCTATCTCGGCAGCGACGCCAGCCAATATAACAAGCGATCGGTCTTCCCCGGCATCCTCAATGTCGACGTGCCGATCCTGCTGGCCTGGGCCGCGGACGATTCCGCCGGCGTCGTCGCGCAAGGCGAGACCCTGAAGAAGACGCTCTGCGGCGCCGGCCATTGTCCGCGCAGCACGCTGCTGCGCAGCCGCGACGGCATTGCGAGCGCCTTTGGCCTGGACGGCTCCGGCGACAGCCTCGCCGAGCCGACACTGCTGCTGGTGCATCAGCTCGAGGCGCGGGGGCTGCCGTAG
- a CDS encoding ATP-binding protein has translation MSAAPDKWRPSLGLVIFTVLTTVAVLPLVGLFFFRLYDNQLIRQTQAELIAQSRVLATIYAQEVIARLDSGLTLGAEVPPGVLPDPGDQFTPIRPALDLTANDLLRRRPDAQAAARPAEQAYVEIGAKLTPIIRETQKVTLAGFRILDPQGVVIAGRQEVGQSLAHIEEVADALHGQYRATLRNRVPDKPPPPIYSFSRGLGVHVFSAMPVIVNNRVAGVIYTTRTPSNIFDHLYQERAKFVLAGLAVVLGTIAIGLVFSRTITLPMRELIDRAARIGRGDREAFRPLRHYGTREFAQLSHSFLGMAEQLARRSDYIATFSAHLTHELKSPLTSIKGAAELLQDSLQGKSGSLTPAEQTTFITNILSDTQRLEAMAQRLRELARAESLPQNERTELAPVIADLKSRFPESAISASGSLDRAIGMSGEKALIVLSHLADNAVRHRARTIRLEATFERTTLLLTVSNDGEPISAPNRDRIFDAFFTTRRDQGGTGMGLAIARAVMASHGGSIRLKPTDEGAAFELQFPAA, from the coding sequence ATGAGCGCGGCGCCCGACAAATGGCGGCCGTCGCTTGGGCTCGTCATCTTTACGGTGCTGACGACCGTCGCCGTGCTGCCGCTGGTTGGCCTGTTCTTCTTCCGCCTCTATGACAACCAGCTCATCCGCCAGACCCAGGCCGAGCTGATCGCGCAGAGCCGCGTGCTCGCGACGATCTATGCTCAGGAAGTCATTGCAAGGCTCGACAGCGGCCTGACGCTCGGCGCCGAGGTGCCGCCAGGCGTGCTGCCCGATCCCGGCGACCAGTTCACGCCGATCCGCCCCGCGCTCGACCTCACCGCCAATGATTTGTTGCGGCGCAGGCCGGATGCGCAGGCCGCAGCCCGGCCGGCAGAGCAGGCCTATGTCGAGATCGGCGCAAAACTGACGCCGATCATCCGCGAGACCCAGAAGGTGACGCTGGCGGGCTTTCGCATCCTCGATCCGCAGGGCGTGGTGATCGCCGGCCGACAGGAGGTCGGGCAGTCGCTCGCCCATATCGAGGAGGTCGCGGACGCGCTGCACGGGCAATACCGCGCCACCTTGCGTAACCGCGTGCCGGACAAGCCGCCGCCGCCGATCTATTCCTTCAGCCGAGGTCTCGGCGTGCACGTGTTCTCGGCGATGCCGGTCATCGTCAACAACCGCGTCGCCGGGGTGATCTACACCACGCGGACGCCGAGCAACATTTTTGACCATCTCTACCAGGAGCGGGCGAAGTTCGTGCTGGCGGGGCTCGCCGTGGTCCTCGGCACGATCGCGATCGGCCTCGTTTTCTCGCGCACCATCACGTTGCCGATGCGCGAGCTGATCGACCGCGCCGCCAGAATTGGCCGCGGCGACCGCGAGGCGTTCCGGCCGCTGCGGCACTACGGCACGCGCGAGTTCGCCCAGCTCTCGCACAGCTTCCTCGGCATGGCCGAGCAGCTGGCGCGTCGCTCGGACTATATCGCAACGTTCTCGGCCCACCTCACCCATGAGCTGAAATCGCCCCTCACTTCCATCAAGGGTGCGGCCGAGCTCTTGCAGGATTCACTTCAGGGCAAATCAGGCAGTCTGACGCCGGCCGAGCAGACGACGTTCATCACCAACATCCTGTCCGACACCCAGCGGCTGGAGGCAATGGCGCAGCGGCTGCGTGAGCTCGCCCGCGCCGAAAGCCTGCCGCAGAACGAACGCACCGAGCTTGCCCCCGTGATTGCCGATCTCAAAAGCCGGTTTCCGGAAAGCGCGATCTCGGCCAGCGGCAGCCTCGACCGCGCGATCGGCATGTCCGGCGAGAAGGCGCTGATCGTGCTGTCGCATCTCGCCGACAACGCGGTGCGGCACAGGGCGAGGACGATCAGGCTGGAGGCGACCTTCGAGCGCACGACCCTGCTGCTGACGGTGAGCAATGACGGCGAGCCGATCTCGGCGCCCAACCGCGACAGGATTTTTGACGCCTTCTTCACCACCCGCCGCGACCAGGGCGGCACCGGGATGGGGCTGGCGATCGCACGCGCGGTGATGGCGAGCCATGGCGGCTCAATCAGGCTCAAGCCGACCGACGAGGGCGCGGCCTTCGAGCTCCAGTTTCCAGCTGCCTAG
- a CDS encoding response regulator transcription factor: MAHRILIVDDEGHIREVIRVALRKAGMDVIEARDGKEALARFAADRPDLIVLDIGMPEFDGLDVCREVRKSSDVPILFLSARDEEIDRILGLEIGGDDYVTKPFSPRELVARVNVILRRLGPRNGEIKAGPTALAQGNLLIDPEQHRASFAGTPLKLTAIEFGILRAFLTRPTSVFNREQLMRAAYQLNIQVSDRTIDSHIRNIRAKLAALNCENVIETIHGVGFKLGRCEKEA; the protein is encoded by the coding sequence TTGGCGCATCGCATTCTCATCGTCGACGACGAGGGTCATATCCGCGAGGTCATCCGTGTCGCCCTCAGGAAGGCCGGCATGGACGTGATCGAAGCGCGCGACGGCAAGGAGGCGCTCGCCCGCTTCGCCGCCGACAGGCCCGATCTGATCGTGCTCGACATCGGCATGCCGGAATTCGACGGCCTCGACGTCTGCCGCGAGGTGCGCAAAAGCTCCGACGTGCCGATTCTGTTCCTGTCGGCGCGTGACGAGGAGATCGACCGCATCCTTGGTCTCGAGATCGGCGGCGACGACTACGTGACGAAGCCGTTCAGCCCGCGCGAGCTGGTGGCGCGGGTCAACGTCATCCTGCGCCGTCTCGGCCCGCGCAACGGCGAGATCAAGGCCGGTCCCACCGCGCTGGCGCAAGGCAATCTTCTGATCGATCCCGAGCAGCACCGGGCGTCCTTCGCCGGCACGCCGCTGAAACTGACGGCAATCGAGTTCGGCATTTTGCGCGCCTTCCTGACCCGCCCGACCTCCGTCTTCAACCGCGAGCAGCTGATGCGGGCCGCTTATCAGCTCAACATCCAGGTCTCCGACCGCACCATCGACAGCCACATCCGCAACATCCGCGCCAAGCTGGCGGCGCTGAATTGCGAGAACGTCATCGAGACCATCCACGGCGTCGGCTTTAAGCTCGGCCGCTGCGAGAAAGAGGCATGA
- a CDS encoding DUF4173 domain-containing protein, with protein MTSLASTIAADIQPIRHSSIAAKLGCTLALAALADWLFYDERIGLSLTLFAIATVCVSVPFNHDSLDSRRATIGAAILVAGLVPAIEELNTLSFLILIAALLMAMLLATNPETTEFAERTRALRNFVLLGPFRFFLDAPQVFNMSAFTRGVALWLLPAALGTVFVALFAAANPFIERWVSLLNPKLILEYVSIPRVLFWALMLALVWPFIHVRWRRKTIVTTTVADGPVPPPLPSQVSAEFLGPSTILRSLILFNLLFAAQSILDGIYLWGHVALPDNLTYAWYAHRGAYPLIVTALLAAAFVLVAMRPGGPAEKSKVIRPLVYLWVGQNVLLVASSILRLELYVDIYTLTYWRIAAFIWMGLVALGLVLIVSRIALNRSNQWLVGVNLIALAIVLYGCSLVNFDAFIADYNVTHSREASGKGVQIDINYLLTLGPQALPAIDKAILLRSGTPESCLVSRRDRLVEQQRPDLAWRSWGFRNWRLQRRLDAQAKAQSGSQPAG; from the coding sequence ATGACGAGCCTGGCTTCGACGATCGCAGCGGATATCCAACCGATCAGGCATTCCTCGATTGCGGCCAAGCTTGGCTGCACGCTGGCACTAGCTGCGTTGGCGGACTGGCTGTTCTACGACGAACGGATCGGGCTGTCGCTGACACTGTTTGCAATTGCGACGGTCTGCGTGTCGGTGCCCTTCAATCATGACTCGCTTGATTCGCGGCGCGCGACGATCGGCGCCGCCATTCTCGTCGCCGGCCTCGTGCCGGCCATCGAGGAGCTCAACACGCTGTCGTTCCTGATCCTCATTGCGGCGCTGCTCATGGCCATGCTGCTCGCGACCAATCCGGAAACGACCGAGTTCGCCGAGCGGACCCGCGCGCTACGCAACTTCGTCCTGCTCGGTCCCTTCAGGTTCTTCCTCGATGCGCCCCAGGTGTTCAACATGTCGGCGTTCACCCGCGGCGTCGCGCTGTGGCTGCTGCCGGCAGCGCTCGGCACCGTCTTCGTCGCGCTGTTCGCAGCAGCCAATCCGTTCATCGAGCGGTGGGTGTCCCTGCTCAATCCAAAGCTCATCCTCGAATATGTCAGCATCCCGCGCGTGCTGTTCTGGGCCTTGATGCTGGCGCTGGTCTGGCCGTTCATTCATGTGCGCTGGCGGCGCAAGACGATTGTCACCACGACCGTTGCCGATGGTCCCGTGCCGCCGCCGCTCCCGTCCCAAGTCTCGGCGGAATTTCTCGGTCCCTCCACCATCCTGCGCTCGCTGATCCTGTTCAACCTGCTGTTCGCGGCACAGTCCATTCTCGACGGCATCTATCTCTGGGGCCATGTGGCGCTGCCCGACAATTTGACCTATGCGTGGTACGCCCATCGCGGCGCCTATCCGCTGATCGTAACCGCGCTGCTCGCCGCCGCCTTCGTGCTGGTGGCGATGCGCCCGGGCGGGCCGGCCGAGAAATCGAAGGTGATCCGGCCGCTGGTCTATCTCTGGGTGGGCCAGAACGTGCTGCTCGTCGCCTCCTCCATCCTGCGCCTCGAGCTCTACGTGGACATCTACACGCTGACTTACTGGCGCATCGCGGCCTTCATCTGGATGGGGCTGGTCGCGCTGGGACTGGTCCTGATCGTGAGCCGCATCGCCCTCAACCGGTCCAACCAATGGCTCGTCGGCGTCAATCTGATCGCGCTCGCGATCGTGCTCTATGGTTGCTCGCTCGTGAACTTCGATGCCTTCATTGCCGACTACAATGTCACCCACAGCCGGGAAGCATCGGGCAAGGGCGTGCAGATCGACATCAACTATCTCCTGACGCTCGGGCCGCAGGCGCTGCCCGCCATCGACAAGGCCATCTTGCTGCGGTCTGGCACCCCCGAGAGCTGCCTTGTGTCGCGCCGCGACCGCCTTGTAGAACAGCAGCGCCCGGATCTGGCCTGGCGAAGCTGGGGCTTTCGCAACTGGAGGCTCCAGCGCAGGCTGGACGCCCAGGCGAAAGCTCAGTCCGGCAGCCAACCGGCAGGCTGA
- a CDS encoding glycoside hydrolase family 3 N-terminal domain-containing protein translates to MQLLRRIGLVLLWLAAPVVAFAAANKNDPYLLPLRGAGNIALVVASIMIVIVLLRRKHWRSTAGKLLVMLWCLLPVLMSAAHLKFELRKHDVLAASPAEARQLGPHFVVGYSSFPEVARLAEEGLIGGVYVTRHNIRGRTVEALRAEIAALQDIRRAAGLPPLVVAADQEGGIVGRLAPPLTKVPALATLSGLAPDDQQAKAEEFGRIHGRELAGLGVNLNLAPVLDLKPPARRNRLDFHTLIGQRAIATDPAVVSTIASAYVRGLEESGVGATLKHFPGIGRVRTDTHHFSASLDAPVKELEATDWLPFREVLSHSRSALMVGHVTLTAVDPDRAASHSKRVVEGIIRDTWNHQGVVMTDDLVMGAIYQHDVCKAVVEAINAGVDLLLVAYDGAQFYRVFACALNGSRQGKLDAAMLRASAARLERGFPTEQARAALLTRSTLEIARAASRARGD, encoded by the coding sequence ATGCAATTGCTCCGCCGCATCGGTCTCGTCCTGCTCTGGCTTGCCGCGCCTGTCGTCGCGTTCGCGGCAGCGAACAAGAACGATCCTTATCTGCTGCCACTGCGCGGCGCCGGAAACATCGCGCTTGTCGTCGCAAGCATCATGATCGTCATCGTCCTGCTGCGCAGAAAGCATTGGCGCAGCACGGCGGGCAAGCTGCTCGTCATGCTCTGGTGCCTGCTGCCGGTTCTTATGTCTGCAGCGCATCTGAAGTTCGAGCTGCGCAAGCATGATGTCCTCGCCGCGAGCCCCGCTGAGGCGCGACAACTCGGGCCTCACTTCGTGGTCGGCTATTCCTCCTTTCCTGAGGTTGCGCGCTTGGCCGAGGAGGGCCTGATCGGCGGCGTCTATGTCACCCGGCACAACATCCGGGGACGGACGGTCGAGGCGCTGCGTGCCGAGATCGCAGCGCTCCAGGATATCAGGCGCGCCGCCGGCCTGCCGCCGCTGGTCGTCGCCGCGGACCAGGAGGGCGGCATCGTCGGGCGCCTCGCGCCGCCGCTGACGAAGGTGCCTGCGCTGGCGACGCTCAGCGGGCTCGCGCCCGACGACCAGCAGGCCAAAGCCGAAGAGTTCGGCCGCATCCATGGCCGCGAGCTCGCGGGCCTCGGCGTCAATCTCAATCTCGCGCCGGTGCTCGACCTGAAGCCGCCGGCGAGGCGCAACCGCCTCGATTTCCATACGCTGATCGGGCAACGGGCGATCGCGACCGATCCCGCTGTCGTCAGCACGATCGCGAGCGCCTATGTGCGCGGGCTGGAAGAGTCAGGCGTCGGCGCCACGCTCAAGCATTTTCCCGGCATTGGCCGCGTGCGCACCGACACCCATCACTTCAGCGCCAGCCTCGATGCGCCGGTGAAGGAGCTGGAAGCAACGGACTGGCTCCCATTTCGCGAGGTGCTGTCGCATTCGCGCAGCGCGCTCATGGTCGGTCATGTCACGCTCACCGCCGTCGATCCCGATCGCGCCGCCTCGCATTCGAAACGCGTCGTCGAAGGGATCATCCGCGACACCTGGAACCACCAGGGCGTGGTGATGACCGACGATCTCGTCATGGGCGCGATCTACCAGCACGACGTCTGCAAGGCCGTGGTCGAGGCGATCAATGCCGGCGTCGATCTGCTGCTGGTTGCCTATGACGGTGCGCAGTTCTACCGCGTCTTCGCCTGCGCGCTGAACGGATCGCGTCAGGGCAAGCTCGACGCGGCGATGCTGCGCGCGAGCGCGGCGCGGCTCGAAAGAGGCTTCCCGACCGAGCAGGCGCGAGCCGCCTTACTCACCAGAAGTACACTTGAGATAGCGCGTGCCGCCTCGCGCGCGAGGGGCGATTGA
- the hydA gene encoding dihydropyrimidinase, translating to MPLLIRGGTVVNHDHSRRADVLIDGEIIVAIGASLDAPTGTEVIDAGGAYVIPGGIDPHTHLEMPFMGTVTADDFESGTKAALAGGTTMVVDFCLPDPGQSMLAAYQNWRRKSEKAASDYGFHMVVTSWSKQIHDEMETVVKTYGINTFKHFMAYKGALMVNDDELYNSFARCAHLGAMPVVHAENGDVVALMQEALIARGVTGPEGHAYSRPPEVEGEATNRAIMIADMTGTPVYIVHTSCREAHEAIARARAAGKRVYGEPLIQHLLLEADEYQNKDWDHSAQRVMSPPFRDRSHQDSLWAGLQAGSLQVVATDHCAFTTAQKRFGLGDFRKIPNGTGGLEDRLALLWTAGVATGRLTTEEFVAVTSANIARILNIYPRKGAVAVGSDADIVVWDPKATRTISAKRQMSRIDYNVFEGFSCIGGPAVTLSRGRIAWKDGRLRAEAGDGRFVERPPFSPVHLANSTWKKLTAPHAVERGAVTP from the coding sequence ATGCCCCTCCTCATCCGCGGCGGCACCGTCGTCAATCACGATCATTCGCGCCGCGCGGACGTGCTGATCGACGGCGAGATCATCGTCGCGATCGGGGCCTCGCTCGATGCGCCCACCGGCACTGAAGTGATCGACGCCGGCGGCGCCTATGTCATCCCTGGTGGCATCGACCCGCATACCCATCTCGAAATGCCGTTCATGGGCACCGTCACCGCCGATGATTTCGAATCAGGAACCAAGGCGGCGCTCGCCGGCGGCACCACCATGGTGGTGGATTTCTGCCTGCCCGATCCCGGTCAGTCGATGCTCGCCGCCTATCAGAATTGGCGCCGCAAATCCGAGAAGGCGGCCTCCGACTACGGCTTCCACATGGTCGTGACGTCGTGGTCGAAGCAGATCCATGACGAGATGGAGACCGTGGTCAAAACCTACGGCATCAACACATTCAAGCATTTCATGGCCTACAAGGGCGCGCTGATGGTGAACGACGACGAACTCTACAACTCGTTCGCCCGCTGCGCTCATTTGGGCGCCATGCCCGTGGTCCATGCCGAGAATGGTGACGTCGTCGCCCTGATGCAGGAGGCCCTGATCGCGCGCGGCGTCACCGGCCCCGAAGGCCACGCTTACTCACGGCCGCCGGAGGTCGAGGGCGAAGCCACCAACCGCGCCATCATGATCGCGGACATGACGGGCACGCCGGTCTACATCGTGCACACCAGCTGCCGCGAGGCGCATGAGGCGATCGCGCGGGCACGCGCGGCTGGAAAGCGCGTCTATGGCGAACCACTGATCCAGCACCTATTGCTCGAGGCGGATGAATATCAGAACAAGGACTGGGATCATTCCGCGCAGCGCGTGATGTCACCGCCGTTCCGCGACAGATCGCATCAGGACAGCCTGTGGGCCGGCCTGCAAGCCGGCTCGCTCCAGGTGGTCGCGACCGACCATTGCGCCTTCACCACCGCGCAGAAACGGTTCGGCCTCGGCGACTTCAGAAAGATCCCGAACGGCACCGGCGGCCTCGAAGACCGCCTCGCGCTGCTATGGACCGCAGGCGTCGCCACCGGGCGGCTGACCACGGAAGAATTCGTCGCGGTGACCTCGGCGAACATCGCCCGCATCCTCAACATCTACCCGCGGAAAGGTGCTGTCGCCGTCGGTTCGGATGCCGACATCGTGGTGTGGGATCCCAAGGCGACCAGGACCATCAGCGCCAAGCGGCAGATGAGCCGGATCGATTACAACGTGTTCGAGGGCTTTTCCTGCATCGGCGGGCCGGCGGTGACGCTATCGCGCGGCCGCATCGCGTGGAAGGATGGGAGGTTGCGCGCCGAGGCTGGCGACGGCCGTTTTGTCGAGCGGCCGCCATTTTCGCCGGTACATCTGGCCAATTCGACCTGGAAAAAGCTGACGGCCCCGCACGCGGTCGAACGCGGCGCGGTGACGCCGTAA
- a CDS encoding TetR/AcrR family transcriptional regulator gives MSKTMERREKLRADLILAAERMIAERGLAGLKTRDLAREIGCANGAVYNLVADVDELILRVGSRTLLRLDEALSAAESAGEPSPQEALVRIAIAYCDFAAENLQLWRALFEHRMEADKIVPDWSIHDQMQLFRHIYQPLAALLPKRGPEELSITARSLFSAVHGMVALGLEQKLVAVPLPALRKEIAGLVRAMLDGLVAHAK, from the coding sequence ATGTCTAAGACCATGGAACGTCGAGAGAAACTTCGAGCCGACCTGATCCTGGCAGCGGAGCGGATGATCGCTGAACGAGGATTGGCGGGCCTGAAGACACGCGATCTTGCCCGCGAGATCGGCTGCGCCAATGGCGCGGTCTATAATCTTGTGGCCGATGTCGACGAATTGATCCTGCGCGTCGGCTCGCGCACGCTGCTTCGGCTCGACGAGGCGCTCAGCGCGGCGGAGAGCGCTGGCGAGCCCTCGCCACAAGAAGCCTTGGTTCGCATCGCCATCGCCTATTGCGATTTCGCCGCCGAAAATCTCCAGCTCTGGCGCGCGTTGTTCGAGCATCGTATGGAGGCCGACAAGATTGTCCCCGACTGGTCGATCCACGACCAGATGCAGCTGTTCCGCCACATCTACCAGCCGCTGGCCGCGCTACTTCCCAAGCGCGGTCCGGAGGAGTTGAGCATCACCGCGCGCAGCCTGTTCTCGGCGGTTCATGGCATGGTGGCGCTGGGGTTGGAACAGAAGTTGGTCGCCGTGCCGCTGCCGGCGCTGCGCAAGGAGATCGCAGGCCTCGTGCGCGCAATGCTGGATGGGCTGGTCGCCCACGCAAAGTAG
- a CDS encoding PspA/IM30 family protein — MFKTVVTLFRGSVAAAGEELEDRTALLILDQQMRDAAAAVERSKRTLALAIAQDQQEGRKLEATNARIADLETRAVAALDGGREDLAKDAAEAIAGLEADRDAAMTARALFATEIARLKRHVTSAQARITELDRGRRIARASEAVRSLRRGGIEAARPYESTLPEAEGTLRRLRERQMEAQAADDALVELDAATGPLATAERLAEQGFGPRLKTTADDVLARLKSKRMPSA; from the coding sequence ATGTTCAAGACCGTAGTGACGCTTTTCCGCGGCAGCGTGGCCGCTGCGGGCGAGGAGCTGGAAGACCGGACCGCTCTTCTGATCCTCGATCAGCAGATGCGTGATGCGGCCGCGGCCGTCGAGCGCAGCAAGCGCACGCTGGCGCTGGCGATCGCGCAGGACCAGCAGGAGGGCCGCAAGCTCGAAGCGACGAATGCCCGCATCGCCGACCTCGAGACCCGTGCCGTTGCGGCGCTCGACGGCGGCCGCGAAGACCTCGCCAAGGATGCCGCCGAAGCCATCGCGGGCTTAGAGGCCGATCGCGATGCGGCGATGACGGCGCGCGCGCTGTTCGCGACCGAGATCGCGCGGCTGAAGCGCCACGTCACCAGCGCGCAGGCCCGCATCACCGAGCTCGACCGCGGCCGCCGTATTGCCCGTGCCTCGGAAGCGGTGCGCTCGCTTCGTCGCGGCGGCATCGAGGCTGCACGTCCCTACGAATCCACACTGCCGGAGGCGGAGGGCACGTTGAGGCGTCTGCGCGAGCGGCAGATGGAAGCCCAGGCCGCTGACGATGCCCTGGTCGAACTCGATGCGGCCACCGGTCCGCTCGCCACTGCCGAGAGGCTAGCCGAACAGGGCTTTGGTCCCCGGCTCAAGACGACCGCGGACGACGTGCTGGCGCGGTTGAAATCCAAGCGCATGCCGTCAGCCTGA
- a CDS encoding YiaA/YiaB family inner membrane protein produces the protein MNQNGQPHSSAWVSFTYASFAASAFLVAIGIFFLPIDLWMKGYLTMGIVMLIQTCITLTKTVRDNHESSRLVNRIEDAKAERLLMEVSKAA, from the coding sequence ATGAACCAGAACGGCCAGCCCCACAGCAGCGCCTGGGTGAGCTTCACTTACGCGTCCTTCGCAGCCTCCGCCTTCCTCGTCGCCATCGGCATCTTCTTCCTGCCGATCGACCTCTGGATGAAGGGCTATCTCACCATGGGCATCGTCATGCTGATCCAGACCTGCATCACGCTGACCAAGACTGTGCGCGACAATCACGAGAGCAGCCGCCTCGTGAACCGCATCGAGGACGCCAAGGCCGAGCGTCTGCTGATGGAGGTGTCGAAGGCGGCTTGA
- a CDS encoding aldehyde dehydrogenase family protein, translating to MAVSQAIPITRHPFANGSYKQMLIDGKWVDAASGKRFETRNPATGELLATVAEGDKEDIDRAVAAARRAFEGPWSKVKPFERQNLLLKLADLVEKNFDELSQLDTLDMGAPVSRTRAYRLRAIGMLRYYAGQTTAIHGETIENSLPGEIFSYTLKEPVGVVGAIIPWNGPLTATIWKIGPALATGCTVVLKPAEEAPLTSLRIAELAMEAGVPPGVINVVPGYGETAGAALASHHDVDKVAFTGSHVTGQSIIRASAGNLKRVSLELGGKSPDIVFADADLDAAVPGAAMAVFANSGQICSAGTRLFVEQSIYEEFVGRVAEFGKNLQVGNGLDPNVQIGPLVSEQQLERVTGYLDIGQKEGAKALAGGARVTEGALSKGFFVSPTVFAGVQDNMRIAQEEIFGPVISAIAFKDMDELVKRANATTFGLGSGLWTRDVSKAHAVARSLRAGSVWVNCYQTMDPAVPFGGYKMSGYGRESGKQHVEEYLNVKAVWVKTA from the coding sequence ATGGCTGTGTCGCAGGCTATTCCGATCACGCGCCATCCATTCGCGAACGGGTCCTACAAGCAGATGCTGATCGACGGGAAGTGGGTCGACGCTGCCTCAGGCAAGCGCTTCGAGACCCGCAATCCCGCCACCGGCGAACTGCTCGCAACCGTTGCCGAAGGCGACAAGGAAGACATCGACCGCGCGGTCGCCGCCGCACGTCGTGCGTTCGAGGGTCCGTGGAGCAAGGTCAAGCCGTTCGAGCGGCAAAACCTCCTCTTGAAGCTCGCCGATCTCGTCGAGAAGAATTTCGATGAATTGTCGCAGCTCGACACGCTCGACATGGGGGCTCCCGTCAGCCGCACCCGCGCCTATCGCCTGCGCGCGATCGGCATGCTGCGTTACTACGCCGGTCAGACCACCGCGATCCATGGAGAGACCATCGAGAACTCGCTGCCCGGCGAGATCTTCTCGTACACGCTGAAGGAGCCGGTCGGTGTCGTCGGCGCCATCATCCCCTGGAACGGGCCGCTGACGGCGACGATCTGGAAGATCGGCCCGGCGCTCGCGACTGGTTGCACCGTGGTGCTCAAGCCCGCCGAAGAGGCGCCGCTGACCTCGCTGCGCATCGCCGAGCTCGCGATGGAAGCGGGTGTGCCGCCCGGCGTCATCAACGTCGTTCCCGGCTATGGCGAGACCGCAGGCGCGGCGCTCGCCTCGCATCACGACGTCGACAAGGTCGCCTTCACCGGCTCGCACGTCACGGGCCAGTCGATCATCCGTGCGTCGGCCGGCAACCTTAAGCGCGTCTCGCTCGAGCTCGGCGGCAAGTCGCCGGACATCGTGTTCGCGGACGCCGATCTCGATGCCGCGGTGCCGGGTGCTGCGATGGCGGTGTTCGCCAATTCGGGGCAGATCTGCAGCGCGGGCACGCGTCTGTTCGTCGAGCAGTCGATCTACGAAGAATTCGTCGGCCGCGTCGCCGAGTTCGGCAAGAACCTGCAAGTCGGCAACGGTCTCGATCCCAACGTGCAGATCGGCCCGCTGGTGTCTGAGCAGCAGCTCGAGCGCGTCACCGGCTATCTCGATATCGGCCAGAAGGAAGGCGCCAAGGCGCTTGCCGGCGGCGCCCGTGTCACCGAGGGCGCGCTGTCGAAGGGCTTCTTCGTCTCGCCGACGGTGTTTGCGGGCGTCCAGGACAATATGCGCATTGCGCAAGAAGAGATTTTCGGGCCCGTCATCTCCGCGATCGCCTTCAAGGACATGGACGAGCTGGTCAAGCGCGCCAACGCCACCACGTTCGGCCTCGGCTCCGGCCTGTGGACTCGCGATGTCAGCAAGGCGCATGCGGTGGCGAGGAGCCTGCGCGCCGGCTCGGTGTGGGTGAATTGCTACCAGACGATGGACCCGGCCGTGCCGTTCGGCGGCTACAAGATGAGCGGCTACGGCCGCGAGTCCGGCAAGCAGCACGTCGAGGAATATCTCAACGTGAAGGCCGTCTGGGTCAAGACGGCGTAA